From Triticum urartu cultivar G1812 chromosome 2, Tu2.1, whole genome shotgun sequence, a single genomic window includes:
- the LOC125533813 gene encoding uncharacterized protein LOC125533813 has translation MLHSQATAPTREQCQRACSRRHALQRSSALRVAIMLAFAPPTKMSPCCPLLLLFPAMPTAGLSREALPVLLLMLAAAVVALAWPCGALQLQDAALIDDVIMEAAEECYNGKHRRTGVTYPLSLPASLSAVDGSVSRFRSGSLSRHGVRLFGEFSVPPGLVVPGRAAGAHLLAVRVNMGNLSAVYDEHAARGGGYRIASPVLGLMFYGLDPRDGTAPLQVRVTGAAIRVNFSMAVPALQPGAVPLCMAVWLNGSVAVTDVQAGTNTCHLRDQGHVALVLGGVGDGDAVAEDGEVSKWKLALFGAALGAGGTVLLGLVLVAMLSVQRRKSEMAEMERRAYEEEALRVAMVGHVRAPSACGSRTTPDELENEYRATL, from the coding sequence ATGCTTCACTCGCAAGCCACAGCTCCCACAAGAGAACAATGCCAACGGGCCTGCTCTCGACGCCATGCATTGCAAAGAAGCTCTGCTTTGCGCGTCGCCATCATGCTCGCTTTCGCCCCTCCAACAAAAATGTCCCCATGCTGCCCGCTCCTCCTATTATTTCCAGCAATGCCGACCGCCGGCCTGAGTCGCGAGGCTCTCCCCGTGCTGCTGCTGATGCTCGCCGCGGCCGTTGTCGCGCTCGCGTGGCCGTGCGGCGCGCTGCAGCTGCAGGACGCCGCCCTCATCGACGACGTCATCATGGAGGCCGCGGAGGAGTGCTACAACGGGAAGCACCGGCGGACGGGCGTCACGTACCCGCTCTCGCTCCCGGCCAGCCTGTCCGCCGTCGACGGCAGCGTGTCGCGGTTCCGCTCCGGCAGCCTCAGCCGGCACGGCGTCCGTCTCTTCGGCGAGTTCTCCGTGCCCCCGGGGCTCGTCGTGCCCGGCCGTGCTGCCGGCGCGCACCTCCTCGCCGTCCGCGTCAATATGGGCAACCTCTCGGCCGTCTacgacgagcacgcggcgagaggcggcggctaCCGCATCGCGTCGCCGGTGCTCGGGCTCATGTTCTACGGCCTGGACCCGCGCGACGGCACGGCGCCGCTCCAGGTCCGCGTCACGGGCGCGGCCATCCGCGTCAACTTCTCCATGGCGGTCCCGGCGCTCCAGCCAGGGGCCGTGCCGCTCTGCATGGCGGTGTGGCTCAACGGCAGCGTCGCCGTGACGGACGTGCAGGCCGGGACCAACACCTGCCACCTGAGGGACCAAGGCCACGTCGCGCTCGTCCTGGGCGGCGTAGGCGACGGCGACGCGGTGGCGGAGGACGGGGAGGTGAGCAAGTGGAAGCTGGCGTTGTTCGGCGCGGCGCTGGGCGCGGGCGGCACGGTGCTGCTGGGGCTCGTCCTCGTCGCGATGCTGAGCGTCCAGCGGCGCAAATCGGAGATGGCGGAGATGGAGCGGCGGGCGTACGAGGAGGAGGCGCTGCGCGTGGCCATGGTCGGCCACGTCCGTGCGCCGTCAGCGTGCGGGTCGCGCACCACGCCGGACGAGCTGGAGAACGAGTACCGTGCCACCTTGTGA